AATCACCATCCTCCGTGGAAATCATGAAAGTAGACAGATCACACAAGTGTATGGCTTTTATGACGAGTGCCTTAGAAAATACGGAAATGCAAATGTTTGGAAATATTTCACAGACCTCTTTGACTACCTCCCTCTTACAGCCCTCGTAGACACACAGGTAAAATGGCTTGTGATTAACAGTGTTTCATCCATTGTAACTGTACTGATGCGTAGTAATTTGAGGGCACATAAAGCTTAAGCTTTGCGCTGTCTCCACAGATTTTCTGTCTCCACGGAGGATTGTCACCTTCCATTGACACGCTGGATCACATCCGCGCATTGGACCGTATCCAAGAAGTTCCGCATGAGGTATAATTTCCACCTGTGAATATCAGAAAGATGTATTGTGTTACTATATTCAAAATCGTTAAGAGTCCCAGCTGTGAATAGGTCACAGGGTCTTATGAAATCTCATTGGCAGGGTCCCATGTGTGACTTGCTGTGGTCAGATCCAGATGACCGCGGAGGCTGGGGGATTTCCCCCAGGGGGGCTGGGTACACATTTGGCCAGGACATCTCAGAAACATTTAACCATGCCAACTGCTTGACTCTGGTCTCACGAGCTCACCAGTTAGTGATGGAGGTAACAGAGAACCAATTACCATGTATAAATATAAGTTGGAtacatgaatgttttatttgtagAAGGCCACAAGGGTTATGTGGTTACTAGTGATATCATTTATAAACTGATCACATTTACTGTAATTAAGAGGGTTATTTTGAGTATTTCCATGAATTAGATGTAcatttattacatattacatagtGTTGCTATTATGACATGCCTCATATAGGCCGTATATCATTTTTGAAGATGATTAATGTTGTTTGTTACAtgagtaaattaaaatgtaacacGAAAAAGTGCAGCATATCTGAAACTAAAGTGTAATAGAAATTTGAAACAAATTTGTAGAAATGTATACAATTccaatgtaatttttgttttgaatttgaataataatacacCCATCAACTGTAGATTAGCTAGTGGCTAACATATTTGTAAAACTTTTCTACAGGGTTATAACTGGTGTCATGAACGTAATGTTGTAACCATCTTCAGTGCACCTAATTATTGCTACCGATGTGGTAACCAGGCTGCCATCATGGAACTCGATGACACGCTTAAGTATTCCTTGTAcgtatataacatataacattatctgtttttattaataattcccCGTCCCCTGTGTTATATATCAGTAATTTTGCtgttataaatatgaatattaaaagaaTGATTTCCTTTAGTTTACAGTTTGACCCTGCACCACGCAGAGGAGAGCCTCACGTTACTCGTCGCACTCCAGATTATTTCCTGTAAAATGGGAAGGCTTTTTAAAAATTACAGTATTGCAGCACTATCTGACCAGTGGACAATGATTATTCAAAGAAGACATGCTCATCTGTTCAATCTGTTCAATCCAT
This DNA window, taken from Carassius auratus strain Wakin chromosome 14, ASM336829v1, whole genome shotgun sequence, encodes the following:
- the LOC113114011 gene encoding serine/threonine-protein phosphatase 2A catalytic subunit alpha isoform yields the protein MDEKVFTKELDQWIEQLNECKQLSENQVKILCEKAKEILSKESNVQEVRCPVTVCGDVHGQFHDLMELFKIGGKSPDTNYLFMGDYVDRGYYSVETVTLLVSLKVRYRERITILRGNHESRQITQVYGFYDECLRKYGNANVWKYFTDLFDYLPLTALVDTQIFCLHGGLSPSIDTLDHIRALDRIQEVPHEGPMCDLLWSDPDDRGGWGISPRGAGYTFGQDISETFNHANCLTLVSRAHQLVMEGYNWCHERNVVTIFSAPNYCYRCGNQAAIMELDDTLKYSFLQFDPAPRRGEPHVTRRTPDYFL